A genomic segment from Paraburkholderia hayleyella encodes:
- a CDS encoding gamma-glutamylcyclotransferase, with product MNPSPPPSRTASYPPQLGEARLLTAEELDASLARTLQHHDATQDLWLFGYGSLIWNPGLAVVEATRGRVHGYHRGLYLWSRVNRGTPEQPGLVLALDRGGACTGIAFRLAAAGLAAHLATLWQREMPMGSYRPTWLRCTLADGRRVNALAFVIRRDIPAYTGKLPDEVVKRVLRRASGRYGTTLDYVSHTVQALRASGMPDHALEALLARCSPGA from the coding sequence GTGAACCCGTCTCCGCCGCCATCCCGTACCGCCAGCTATCCGCCACAACTGGGCGAAGCGCGGTTACTCACGGCGGAAGAACTCGACGCCTCGCTCGCCCGCACCCTGCAGCACCATGACGCAACGCAAGACCTCTGGCTGTTCGGCTATGGCTCGCTGATCTGGAACCCCGGGCTAGCCGTTGTCGAAGCGACACGCGGCCGGGTGCACGGCTACCATCGCGGGCTGTATTTATGGTCACGGGTGAATCGCGGCACGCCGGAGCAACCCGGCCTCGTGCTGGCGCTCGATCGCGGCGGCGCCTGCACCGGCATCGCATTCCGGCTGGCTGCCGCAGGGCTCGCCGCACATCTCGCCACGCTCTGGCAGCGCGAAATGCCGATGGGGTCGTACCGCCCAACGTGGCTGCGCTGCACGCTCGCGGACGGGCGCCGGGTCAACGCGCTGGCATTCGTGATACGGCGCGATATTCCGGCCTATACCGGCAAACTGCCGGATGAGGTGGTGAAGAGGGTATTGCGCCGCGCAAGTGGCCGTTATGGCACGACGCTGGATTACGTCAGCCACACGGTGCAGGCGCTGCGCGCCAGCGGCATGCCGGACCACGCGCTCGAAGCGCTGCTGGCACGGTGCAGCCCGGGCGCTTGA
- the ybeY gene encoding rRNA maturation RNase YbeY produces the protein MSRPPKLTLNLQFPAAKAWPSHKTALPRASVARWIQAALQVDAELTVRLVDADEGRMLNRTWRGKDYATNVLTFAYAEGDEASEADDAPISGDLILCCPVVEREAIGLGRPLVAHYVHLLVHGTLHAQGYDHEDDTEAEEMEALERDILATLGFPDPYA, from the coding sequence ATGAGCCGCCCTCCCAAGCTGACGCTCAACCTCCAGTTTCCCGCCGCAAAAGCGTGGCCCAGCCACAAAACAGCGTTGCCACGCGCCAGCGTTGCGCGCTGGATCCAGGCTGCCCTGCAGGTGGATGCCGAACTCACCGTGCGGCTCGTCGATGCCGACGAAGGCCGCATGCTGAACCGCACCTGGCGCGGCAAGGACTACGCCACCAATGTGTTGACCTTCGCCTACGCAGAAGGTGATGAGGCCAGCGAGGCCGACGATGCGCCCATCTCCGGCGATCTGATCCTGTGCTGCCCGGTGGTGGAGCGGGAAGCCATCGGGCTGGGCCGGCCGCTGGTCGCGCACTACGTGCATCTACTGGTGCATGGCACGCTGCACGCGCAAGGCTACGATCACGAAGACGATACCGAAGCCGAAGAAATGGAAGCACTTGAGCGCGACATCCTCGCCACGCTTGGCTTTCCTGATCCTTATGCGTGA
- a CDS encoding PhoH family protein: protein MKPAQPHLEFTAPHDNNAQLANLCGPLDENLRQIEQALDVTLTRRGHRISIRGRGAKIALAALENFYRRAAGDPLSVDDIQLALVEARHLAHRASGTGETPDASDVRFRGNPEHPFDEPALDDSDNAEALGPKLYTRRADLRGRTPAQRDYLKQIIAHDVTFGVGPAGTGKTYLAVACAVDALERDQVKRIVLTRPAVEAGERLGFLPGDLAQKVDPYLRPLYDALYDLLGFDKTAKMFERQMIEIAPLAYMRGRTLNHAFIILDEAQNTTPEQMKMFLTRIGFGSKAVVTGDTTQVDLPRGHKSGLIEAQKVLADVRGIALTRFTSADVVRHPLVARIVEAYDAQAQKDSVTDAR from the coding sequence TTGAAGCCCGCTCAGCCCCATCTGGAATTCACCGCTCCGCACGATAACAACGCGCAGCTCGCCAACCTGTGTGGCCCGCTCGACGAAAATCTGCGGCAAATCGAACAGGCCCTCGACGTCACGCTGACGCGGCGCGGCCATCGCATTTCGATTCGTGGCCGTGGCGCGAAGATCGCGCTCGCCGCGCTCGAAAATTTCTATCGCCGCGCGGCCGGCGATCCGCTCTCGGTTGACGATATCCAGCTGGCGCTGGTCGAAGCGCGGCATCTGGCCCACCGCGCGAGCGGCACGGGCGAGACGCCCGACGCCTCTGACGTGCGGTTTCGCGGCAACCCCGAGCACCCGTTCGACGAACCCGCGCTCGACGACAGCGACAACGCCGAAGCGCTGGGCCCCAAGCTGTACACGCGCCGCGCCGACCTGCGCGGACGCACGCCCGCACAGCGCGACTATCTGAAGCAGATCATCGCGCACGACGTGACCTTCGGCGTCGGCCCGGCGGGCACGGGCAAGACTTATCTGGCCGTGGCCTGCGCGGTGGATGCGCTGGAACGCGATCAGGTCAAGCGCATCGTGCTAACCCGCCCCGCCGTCGAAGCGGGCGAGCGGCTCGGCTTTTTGCCCGGCGATCTGGCGCAAAAGGTCGATCCGTATTTGCGCCCGCTCTATGACGCGCTCTATGACCTGCTGGGTTTTGACAAAACCGCGAAGATGTTCGAGCGCCAGATGATCGAAATCGCCCCGCTCGCCTACATGCGCGGCCGCACGCTGAATCACGCGTTCATCATTCTCGACGAGGCGCAAAACACCACGCCCGAACAGATGAAGATGTTCCTGACGCGGATTGGCTTTGGCTCGAAGGCGGTGGTGACCGGCGATACGACCCAGGTCGATTTGCCGCGCGGCCACAAGAGCGGCCTGATCGAAGCGCAAAAAGTGCTGGCGGACGTGCGTGGCATCGCCCTCACGCGCTTTACCAGTGCCGATGTGGTGCGCCATCCGCTGGTCGCGCGCATCGTCGAAGCCTATGACGCGCAGGCCCAGAAGGACAGTGTCACCGATGCGCGCTAG
- the miaB gene encoding tRNA (N6-isopentenyl adenosine(37)-C2)-methylthiotransferase MiaB — protein MPPKKVYVKTFGCQMNEYDSDKMVDVLGAAEGLIKTDTPDDADVILFNTCSVREKAQEKVFSDLGRVRELKAANPNLLIGVGGCVASQEGAAIVARAPYVDLVFGPQTLHRLPQMIDARRASGLPQVDISFPEIEKFDHLPPARIEGPSAFVSIMEGCSKYCSYCVVPYTRGEEVSRPLDDVLTEIAGLADQGVREVTLLGQNVNAYRGPLTLGSNEFADFSTLIEYVAEMPGIERIRYVTSHPKEFTQRLIDTYAKVPKLVSHLHLPVQHGSDRILMAMKRGYTVLEYKSVIRRLRAIRPNLSLSTDMIVGFPGETAEDFDKTMALIHEMNYDTSFSFIYSPRPGTPAANLPDDTPREVKLKRLQHLQATIEENVVRISQSMLGNVERILVEGPSRKDPAELAGRTENNRVVNFPAPLAAHARLTGQMIDVKIVQAYPHSLRGELILASDDTLTAVHATAHTPFVH, from the coding sequence ATGCCCCCCAAAAAAGTTTATGTAAAAACCTTTGGCTGCCAGATGAATGAGTACGACTCCGACAAAATGGTCGACGTACTAGGCGCAGCCGAAGGCCTTATCAAGACCGACACCCCCGATGACGCGGATGTCATTCTTTTCAATACCTGCTCGGTGCGCGAGAAAGCTCAGGAAAAGGTCTTTTCCGACCTGGGCCGGGTGCGCGAACTGAAAGCGGCCAACCCGAACCTGCTGATTGGCGTCGGGGGCTGCGTTGCCAGCCAGGAAGGCGCGGCGATCGTAGCGCGGGCACCTTACGTCGATCTCGTGTTTGGCCCGCAAACGCTGCACCGCCTGCCGCAAATGATCGACGCGCGTCGCGCCAGCGGCCTGCCGCAAGTCGATATCTCGTTTCCCGAGATCGAGAAATTCGATCATCTACCGCCTGCGCGTATCGAAGGCCCCAGCGCCTTTGTCTCGATCATGGAAGGCTGCAGCAAATACTGCAGCTACTGCGTCGTGCCTTACACGCGCGGCGAGGAAGTCTCCCGCCCGCTCGACGACGTGCTGACCGAAATCGCCGGCCTCGCCGACCAGGGTGTGCGCGAAGTCACGCTGCTCGGGCAAAACGTCAATGCCTATCGCGGCCCGCTCACCCTCGGCTCAAACGAGTTTGCCGATTTCTCCACGCTGATCGAATATGTCGCGGAGATGCCCGGCATCGAGCGCATCCGCTACGTCACCTCGCATCCGAAAGAATTCACGCAACGCCTGATCGACACCTACGCCAAAGTGCCCAAGCTGGTCAGCCACCTGCACCTGCCGGTGCAGCATGGCTCCGACCGCATCCTGATGGCGATGAAACGCGGCTACACGGTGCTCGAATACAAATCCGTGATTCGCCGTCTGCGGGCGATTCGCCCGAACCTCTCGCTCTCCACGGACATGATCGTGGGCTTCCCCGGCGAGACCGCTGAAGATTTCGACAAAACCATGGCGCTGATTCACGAGATGAACTACGACACGAGCTTCTCGTTCATCTACAGCCCGCGTCCCGGCACCCCGGCGGCCAATCTGCCCGACGACACGCCGCGCGAGGTCAAGCTCAAGCGCCTGCAACACCTGCAAGCCACCATCGAAGAAAACGTCGTGCGCATCAGCCAGTCGATGCTGGGCAACGTCGAGCGGATTCTGGTGGAAGGGCCATCGCGCAAGGATCCTGCCGAACTGGCAGGACGCACCGAAAACAACCGCGTGGTCAATTTCCCCGCGCCGCTGGCCGCGCATGCGCGGCTCACCGGCCAGATGATCGACGTGAAGATCGTTCAGGCCTATCCGCACTCGCTGCGCGGCGAACTGATACTGGCATCAGACGACACCCTCACCGCCGTGCACGCCACCGCGCACACACCCTTCGTTCACTGA
- the ribB gene encoding 3,4-dihydroxy-2-butanone-4-phosphate synthase, producing the protein MSIRTSQTFQTSAATVLAAAPVRADDAFADLPLLATEPVPPRIAAALEALRAGRAVVLQDDHDRENEADLIVAAERLSEATMALLIRECSGIVCLCLPDAHLRALELPPMVVHNESRHGTAFTVSIEAREGVTTGVSAADRVTTIRAAIAENARPADIVRPGHVFPLRAVPGGVLARRGHTEGTVDLAILAGLKPAGVLCELMNADGTMTRGAQVERFAQQHQLPMLTIAELVEFRQTLAAARLGRVEDVATVTEAAEEAGVV; encoded by the coding sequence ATGTCTATTCGAACTTCCCAGACGTTTCAAACTTCTGCTGCGACGGTATTGGCGGCGGCCCCTGTGCGCGCTGACGACGCCTTTGCGGACCTTCCCCTGCTGGCAACCGAACCGGTTCCGCCGCGCATTGCCGCCGCGCTTGAGGCGTTGCGCGCCGGACGTGCCGTGGTGCTGCAAGACGATCACGACCGCGAGAACGAGGCGGACCTGATTGTTGCCGCCGAGCGCCTGAGCGAGGCGACGATGGCGCTGTTGATCCGCGAGTGCAGCGGCATCGTGTGCCTGTGCCTGCCGGACGCGCATCTGCGCGCGCTCGAATTGCCGCCGATGGTGGTGCACAACGAAAGCCGCCACGGCACGGCATTCACGGTTTCGATCGAAGCGCGTGAGGGCGTGACGACAGGGGTTTCGGCGGCTGACCGGGTGACGACGATTCGCGCGGCGATTGCTGAGAATGCGCGCCCCGCTGATATTGTCCGGCCCGGCCACGTGTTTCCACTACGCGCGGTTCCAGGGGGGGTGCTGGCGCGGCGCGGTCACACCGAAGGCACCGTGGATCTGGCGATCCTGGCAGGGCTTAAGCCTGCGGGTGTGCTGTGTGAGCTGATGAACGCCGATGGCACGATGACGCGTGGCGCGCAGGTTGAACGGTTCGCGCAGCAGCATCAGTTGCCGATGCTGACAATTGCCGAGCTGGTTGAGTTTCGCCAGACGCTGGCGGCGGCGCGCCTGGGACGGGTTGAGGATGTTGCGACCGTTACGGAAGCGGCAGAGGAGGCGGGCGTGGTTTAA
- a CDS encoding HAD family hydrolase, whose protein sequence is MFDHLICDCDGVLVDSEIIADHVLLDTLTTLFPGHDFGPAVKTAFGQQTSSFLAGIATRFNLTLPTNLLDTIEQRVAEALAVSLSPIHGVREALLQIPLPAAVVSNSQMARVRASVQCAGLSEIFAERIFSAEQVARPKPDPDVYLFAAQQLGVDPVRCLVLEDSVVGLNAARAAGMQTIAFIGASHIPPGYADTLRQLGITRIIERMEALPALVAAGMRGEFGNVQS, encoded by the coding sequence ATGTTCGACCATCTGATTTGCGACTGTGACGGTGTGCTGGTCGATAGCGAAATCATCGCTGACCATGTTTTGCTCGATACGCTCACCACGTTATTTCCCGGCCACGATTTCGGCCCCGCCGTCAAAACAGCTTTCGGCCAGCAAACCTCAAGCTTTCTCGCCGGAATCGCCACCCGCTTCAATCTCACCTTGCCCACCAATCTGCTCGACACCATCGAACAACGTGTAGCCGAGGCGCTGGCTGTCTCGCTCAGCCCGATTCATGGCGTGCGCGAAGCGCTCCTGCAAATCCCCCTGCCCGCCGCGGTTGTGTCGAATAGCCAGATGGCACGTGTGCGCGCGTCGGTGCAATGCGCGGGTCTCAGCGAGATTTTCGCGGAGCGGATTTTCAGCGCCGAGCAGGTTGCCCGGCCCAAACCTGATCCCGATGTATATCTGTTCGCCGCACAGCAACTGGGCGTTGACCCCGTGCGCTGCCTCGTGCTCGAAGACAGCGTCGTCGGGTTGAATGCGGCTCGCGCCGCAGGCATGCAGACCATCGCATTCATTGGCGCAAGCCATATTCCGCCGGGCTACGCCGACACGCTGCGCCAGTTGGGTATCACGCGGATCATCGAGCGCATGGAGGCACTGCCCGCGCTAGTAGCCGCAGGCATGCGCGGAGAGTTCGGCAACGTGCAGTCGTAG
- the glpK gene encoding glycerol kinase GlpK: MQEQYILALDQGTTSSRAMLFDTHGNVVSHAQKEFRQIYPRPGWVEHDPQDIWSTQAGVAAEAVTHAGLNGTAIAAIGITNQRETTLVWDRTTGQPLYNAIVWQDRRTAHFCDELKAQGVEPMVRSKTGLPIDAYFSATKIRWILDHVEGARELARQGKLAFGTVDSWLVWNFTQHRLHVTDVTNASRTMLFNIHTLQWDDELLALFDIPRSMLPEVRSSSEIYGSTQTTVFASKIPLAGIAGDQHAALFGQMCTRAGMVKNTYGTGCFLMMNTGCQPIESRNNLITTIAWQLGGATPATSVTHYALEGSIFIGGAVVQWLRDGLGLIRHASEIEALARSVPHSDGVYLVPAFAGLGAPHWNAHARGTLFGATRGTTSAHIARAALDSIAYQSFDVLQAMEADAGMRIGELRVDGGACANNLLMQFQADLLGVDTVRPHISETTALGAAYLAGLATGYWPDIDALQNQWKLQQRFTPARPPDEIQACLAGWRRAIRAAIAWADQH; encoded by the coding sequence ATGCAGGAGCAGTACATTCTCGCGCTTGACCAGGGAACAACCAGCTCACGCGCCATGCTGTTCGACACCCATGGCAACGTGGTGTCACATGCGCAAAAGGAGTTCAGGCAAATCTACCCGCGTCCTGGCTGGGTCGAACATGATCCTCAAGATATCTGGTCGACCCAGGCAGGCGTAGCCGCCGAAGCGGTCACGCATGCCGGGCTCAACGGCACGGCCATCGCCGCCATCGGCATCACGAACCAGCGTGAAACCACCCTCGTCTGGGATCGCACAACCGGTCAGCCGCTCTACAACGCCATCGTCTGGCAAGACCGTCGCACGGCGCATTTTTGTGACGAACTCAAAGCGCAAGGCGTCGAGCCCATGGTACGAAGCAAAACCGGCCTGCCCATCGACGCGTACTTCTCCGCGACGAAAATCCGCTGGATCCTCGATCACGTCGAAGGCGCACGCGAACTAGCGCGCCAGGGCAAACTTGCATTCGGCACGGTTGATAGCTGGCTGGTCTGGAATTTCACGCAACATAGGTTGCACGTCACCGACGTCACCAACGCCTCGCGCACGATGCTATTCAACATCCACACGCTGCAATGGGACGATGAGCTGCTGGCACTCTTCGACATTCCACGCAGCATGCTGCCCGAAGTGCGCTCTTCTTCAGAAATCTACGGGTCCACTCAAACCACGGTGTTCGCCTCGAAAATCCCGCTCGCGGGTATCGCCGGAGATCAGCACGCAGCGCTTTTTGGCCAGATGTGCACGCGTGCGGGCATGGTGAAAAATACTTACGGCACAGGTTGCTTTCTGATGATGAACACCGGCTGCCAGCCCATCGAGTCACGCAATAACCTGATCACCACGATCGCATGGCAACTGGGAGGCGCAACGCCCGCAACCTCCGTTACGCATTACGCGCTGGAAGGCAGCATCTTCATCGGCGGCGCCGTCGTGCAATGGCTGCGTGACGGCTTGGGCCTGATCCGCCATGCCAGCGAAATCGAAGCCCTCGCGCGCAGCGTGCCACACAGCGACGGCGTTTATCTGGTGCCCGCTTTTGCGGGGCTAGGCGCGCCGCACTGGAATGCTCACGCGCGCGGCACGCTCTTCGGCGCCACACGCGGCACCACTTCCGCGCATATCGCGCGGGCAGCGCTCGATTCAATCGCCTATCAGTCGTTCGACGTTTTGCAAGCGATGGAAGCCGATGCAGGCATGCGCATCGGCGAGCTACGCGTCGATGGCGGTGCCTGCGCGAACAACCTGCTGATGCAGTTTCAAGCCGACCTTCTAGGCGTCGATACGGTCCGGCCACACATCAGCGAAACCACGGCACTTGGCGCGGCCTACCTGGCAGGGCTAGCAACCGGTTACTGGCCCGACATTGATGCATTGCAAAATCAGTGGAAGCTGCAACAGCGGTTCACCCCCGCACGGCCACCCGATGAAATTCAAGCCTGCCTGGCGGGCTGGCGGCGCGCGATTCGTGCAGCCATCGCGTGGGCGGATCAGCACTGA
- the glpD gene encoding glycerol-3-phosphate dehydrogenase, which yields MESGRQYDLLVVGGGINGVGIARDAAGRGLSVLLCEQHDLAAHTSSASTKLIHGGLRYLEYGEFKLVRKALQERETLLRAAPHIIRPLRFVMPHMPLLRPAWLIRAGLFLYDHLARRELLPGSRGIDLRQHPAGAPLSNVFKRGFVYSDGWVDDARLVVLNALDAHERGATLLTRTQLVSATRSNGTWHARLKRTDGEAFDVHASAMVNAAGPWVSALSHQALGRDTQHSVRLVKGSHIVTPRLFRHDHAYIFQNPDKRIVFAIPYEHDYTLIGTTDLEYHGDPAQVSITAEETRYLCESINRYFKVPLTPAEVCWSYAGVRPLLGDEMAGEPSALTRDYQLELDALPGAAPLLSVFGGKITTFRKLAEEALDQLCHTLQRPLPAWTAHAPLPGGDIAPTGFERFATHFQQQFAWLPLSLTRRYAHAYGTRAVQVIGQAESIEGLGQAFAPGLYEAELRYLRDTEWACCAQDVLWRRSKLGLHALAAGTLEPLSRAIDAWFAQTTRTTPQKPAPYTGGEP from the coding sequence GTGGAATCAGGCAGGCAGTACGATTTGCTCGTCGTGGGCGGCGGCATCAATGGTGTGGGCATCGCCCGCGATGCCGCAGGCCGTGGGCTATCGGTGCTGCTCTGCGAGCAGCATGATCTGGCCGCGCACACCTCATCGGCCAGCACCAAGCTCATTCATGGCGGTTTGCGCTATCTGGAGTACGGCGAATTCAAACTGGTGCGCAAAGCGTTACAAGAGCGCGAAACGCTTTTGCGAGCGGCACCTCACATCATTCGGCCGCTTCGCTTTGTCATGCCGCACATGCCTCTGCTACGCCCGGCCTGGCTGATCCGCGCAGGGCTGTTTTTATACGATCATCTGGCACGGCGCGAGCTGTTACCCGGCTCACGCGGCATTGATTTACGTCAGCATCCTGCTGGCGCACCGCTCAGCAATGTATTCAAGCGGGGCTTTGTCTATTCTGATGGCTGGGTCGATGACGCGCGCCTCGTCGTGCTCAACGCGCTCGATGCTCACGAACGCGGTGCCACCCTTCTCACTCGCACCCAGCTTGTCAGCGCAACGCGCAGCAACGGCACCTGGCACGCCCGGCTAAAGCGAACCGATGGCGAAGCGTTCGATGTGCATGCCAGCGCCATGGTCAACGCGGCAGGCCCGTGGGTCAGCGCGCTCTCACACCAGGCGCTGGGACGTGACACGCAACACAGCGTTCGGCTGGTCAAGGGTAGCCATATCGTCACGCCACGTCTTTTCAGGCACGACCACGCCTACATCTTCCAGAACCCTGATAAACGGATTGTCTTTGCCATTCCCTATGAACACGACTACACGCTCATCGGCACCACCGATCTCGAATATCACGGAGACCCCGCTCAGGTCAGCATCACCGCAGAAGAAACCCGTTACCTGTGCGAGTCAATCAATCGTTATTTCAAAGTACCGCTGACCCCCGCCGAGGTGTGCTGGAGCTACGCGGGTGTGCGCCCGCTGCTCGGAGACGAAATGGCCGGCGAGCCATCAGCGCTCACACGCGACTATCAACTCGAACTCGATGCCCTCCCTGGTGCGGCCCCATTGCTCTCTGTCTTCGGCGGGAAAATCACCACTTTTCGCAAGCTCGCTGAAGAAGCACTCGACCAGCTCTGCCACACGTTACAACGTCCACTACCCGCCTGGACCGCGCATGCACCGCTGCCCGGTGGAGACATCGCGCCAACCGGCTTCGAGCGCTTCGCCACGCATTTTCAGCAGCAGTTCGCCTGGCTACCCTTAAGCCTCACACGCCGTTATGCGCACGCTTACGGCACACGCGCAGTCCAGGTGATTGGCCAGGCTGAATCGATCGAGGGTCTTGGGCAGGCTTTCGCACCAGGCCTGTACGAGGCCGAATTGCGTTACTTGCGCGATACCGAATGGGCCTGCTGTGCGCAAGACGTCCTGTGGCGGCGCTCCAAGCTTGGCTTGCACGCCCTCGCCGCCGGAACACTCGAACCCTTGAGCCGCGCCATTGATGCGTGGTTCGCCCAAACCACGCGAACCACGCCACAGAAACCCGCCCCGTACACTGGCGGAGAGCCTTGA